In Candidatus Nitrosarchaeum limnium SFB1, the following proteins share a genomic window:
- a CDS encoding histidine kinase, which translates to MKVMMYTNEKIKLIIGFLIILSIVVIYELSVSEIKKMPLDYHLISEHEGNDRILEHFEGGLSEPFLIRETLRQNVIDVNNDILEIKATIVGIDPSTNNVVFNSEQSFSVDRTTRKHSQSNDYFAFPPNVQKQNYEFIHPMIFTKATFVFDKISHIGDLEVYNFSCKYSGTDVSASFPQFPAKRILSDGKCMVSVEPVTGMVVYFSKQWDDYFVDDGKRGTQVELGGKQTTEYSKSILVNDAKSTKSIYHFFDVILPIMIAIIGVIVLLVVILFEKTRNQTKMIIQAQNDLIKKEKLSVIGELTARISHDLRNPLSVIKLAVDNMESRISKKLDPKIEEYIPVINDSLSRINYQINQVLGFVKTTNIDMKLVSILKILEESIKHTNIPDNIILTLPEKDFSLIANRIQLEAAFSNILSNSVDAIGQSNGKITIRARNEKDQIILEFEDSGDGIAKENIEKIFEPLFTTKQKGTGLGLASVKSIIDTHGGKISVKSPPTVFTITLPQNHETK; encoded by the coding sequence ATGAAAGTCATGATGTACACTAATGAAAAAATTAAATTAATTATTGGTTTTTTGATTATTCTATCAATTGTTGTAATTTACGAGCTATCAGTTAGCGAGATAAAAAAAATGCCATTGGACTATCATCTTATTTCTGAACATGAGGGGAATGATCGCATATTGGAACATTTTGAAGGAGGTTTATCAGAACCGTTTTTGATAAGAGAAACTCTGAGACAAAACGTTATTGATGTAAATAATGATATTTTAGAAATTAAAGCGACAATTGTAGGTATTGATCCTTCTACAAACAATGTGGTCTTTAACAGTGAACAATCATTCTCTGTAGATCGAACCACTAGAAAGCATTCACAATCAAATGATTATTTTGCATTTCCTCCAAATGTTCAGAAACAAAATTATGAATTTATCCATCCCATGATTTTCACAAAAGCGACTTTTGTCTTTGATAAAATAAGTCATATTGGAGATCTTGAAGTGTATAACTTCTCTTGCAAATACAGTGGCACTGACGTTTCTGCATCATTTCCTCAATTCCCTGCAAAAAGGATACTTTCAGATGGAAAATGCATGGTTTCTGTAGAGCCAGTTACAGGCATGGTTGTATATTTTTCAAAACAATGGGATGACTATTTTGTAGATGATGGAAAAAGAGGTACTCAAGTAGAACTTGGAGGTAAGCAAACAACAGAATACTCTAAATCAATATTGGTAAATGATGCAAAATCCACCAAATCTATCTATCACTTTTTTGATGTAATCTTACCAATCATGATTGCAATAATTGGAGTTATTGTTTTACTTGTAGTGATTCTCTTTGAGAAAACAAGAAATCAAACTAAAATGATCATTCAAGCACAAAATGATTTGATAAAAAAAGAAAAACTGTCTGTAATTGGAGAATTAACTGCACGAATATCACACGATTTACGAAATCCCTTGAGTGTGATCAAACTAGCTGTCGACAACATGGAATCCAGAATAAGCAAAAAACTGGATCCAAAGATAGAAGAATACATTCCAGTGATAAATGATTCATTATCACGAATTAACTATCAAATTAATCAGGTGCTTGGTTTTGTCAAGACTACCAACATAGACATGAAGCTTGTCTCAATTTTAAAAATTCTGGAAGAATCAATTAAACACACAAACATTCCAGATAACATAATACTTACTTTGCCTGAAAAGGATTTTTCTTTGATTGCAAATAGAATACAATTAGAGGCTGCGTTTAGCAATATTTTATCAAATTCAGTTGATGCCATTGGTCAAAGTAATGGAAAAATTACAATTCGAGCAAGAAACGAAAAAGACCAAATAATTTTAGAATTTGAGGATTCGGGAGATGGAATAGCAAAAGAAAATATTGAAAAAATATTTGAACCATTATTTACAACAAAACAAAAAGGAACAGGATTGGGGCTTGCTAGTGTAAAATCAATTATTGACACACATGGAGGAAAGATATCTGTAAAATCCCCACCAACTGTTTTTACTATTACCCTTCCACAAAATCATGAAACTAAATGA
- a CDS encoding blue (type1) copper domain-containing protein has translation MVSNPILIGIIVGVFFAGLGIGYAVLQLGQPNYSNMTPQQMQQMMNDPKQMTQWHQTMMNNPQAMNNWMNTMTNNPNMMNQWMGTMMNNPNMMNQMTGMMMQNPQFGNWMMGNMMNNPNMMNDMMGPMMNNPQFMNNMMSTMMNNPNFQQQYMGPWMMMRDPQFMQQMRSQWYQGVNLENSAVQTDQVSILADTWQYQSTKAFSPSVIKVSSGTTVTWKNDDQIIHTVTDLGNSFDSGFIQAGQTWNYKFDSKNTYYYFCSIHPWMRGAIIVS, from the coding sequence ATGGTGAGTAATCCAATTCTAATTGGAATTATAGTTGGTGTGTTTTTTGCAGGTTTGGGTATTGGATATGCAGTTTTACAGTTAGGCCAACCAAACTATTCTAACATGACGCCTCAACAAATGCAACAAATGATGAATGATCCAAAACAAATGACACAGTGGCACCAAACCATGATGAATAACCCTCAAGCTATGAACAACTGGATGAACACCATGACAAATAATCCAAATATGATGAATCAATGGATGGGGACTATGATGAACAATCCAAACATGATGAATCAGATGACGGGCATGATGATGCAAAACCCCCAATTTGGAAATTGGATGATGGGAAATATGATGAACAATCCAAACATGATGAATGACATGATGGGTCCAATGATGAACAATCCACAATTTATGAATAACATGATGAGTACTATGATGAATAATCCAAACTTTCAGCAACAATACATGGGACCTTGGATGATGATGAGAGATCCACAGTTTATGCAACAGATGAGAAGTCAGTGGTATCAAGGAGTAAATCTTGAAAACTCTGCAGTACAAACAGATCAAGTATCAATACTGGCTGATACTTGGCAATATCAATCCACAAAAGCATTTTCACCATCGGTCATCAAGGTGTCGTCTGGTACAACTGTTACGTGGAAAAATGATGATCAAATAATTCATACTGTAACAGATCTTGGAAATAGTTTTGATTCTGGATTTATCCAAGCAGGTCAAACATGGAATTACAAGTTTGATTCAAAGAACACATACTATTACTTTTGTAGTATTCATCCATGGATGAG
- a CDS encoding response regulator receiver protein, whose amino-acid sequence MITCIVIDDDLNTTKVFSDLLELMGLDVLAIGHDGNDAISLYMKYRPELVFTDIMMPNTDGFYGIKKIREFDPNAKIVAVTADVSEETEKQLRELRITAIICKPFDQREIKQVLLEKYKINT is encoded by the coding sequence ATGATTACATGTATTGTAATTGATGATGATTTGAATACTACAAAAGTATTCTCAGATCTTTTGGAACTTATGGGATTAGATGTACTTGCCATAGGACATGATGGGAATGATGCTATTTCACTATATATGAAATATAGACCTGAACTTGTATTTACAGATATTATGATGCCCAACACAGACGGGTTTTATGGTATTAAAAAAATCAGAGAGTTTGATCCTAATGCAAAAATTGTTGCAGTTACAGCAGATGTCTCAGAAGAGACTGAAAAGCAATTAAGAGAACTTAGAATAACAGCAATAATTTGTAAGCCCTTTGATCAAAGAGAGATAAAACAAGTGTTATTGGAAAAATACAAAATTAATACTTAA